From one Salmo salar chromosome ssa09, Ssal_v3.1, whole genome shotgun sequence genomic stretch:
- the LOC106611555 gene encoding rap guanine nucleotide exchange factor 2 isoform X12 yields the protein MIVVDYMDENEEYFQRQASHRQSRRRFRKINQKGERQTIIDTVDPYPTGKPPIARGYHTLPADFSRLHLADGLHPQVTHVSSSHSGCSITSDSGSSSLSDIYQATENEPGDMDLSGLPETAVDSEEDDDEEDIERASDPLMSRDIVRDCLEKDPMDRTDDDIEQLLEFMHQLPAFANMTMSVRRELCAVMVFAVVERAGTIVLNDGEELDSWSVILNGSVEVTYPEGRPEILCMGNSFGVSPTMEKEYMKGVMKTKVDDCQFVCIAQQDYCCILNQVEKNMQKVEEEGEIVMVKEHRELDRTGTRKGHIVIKGTTERLTMHLVEEHSVVDPTYIEDFLLTYRTFLSSPMVVGKKLLEWFHDPSLRDKVTRVVLLWVNNHFNDFEGDPAMTHFLEEFENNLEREVRVSKMCGHLRLLNIACAAKAKLRLVTLTKPSREAPLAFTLLGGSEKGFRIFIDSVEPGSKAAEAGLKRGDQILEVNGQNFENVQLTKANEILRNNTHLSISVKTNLLVFKELLARPGHDHEAEGEDPPEVERKNGAPAHLPKIGDIKKGSRYSIPDLAVDVEQVMGLEKASKKAKANTVGGRNKLKKIFDKTLTSILPPKPYNDVGVGQSQDDSIVGLKQSKQIPASLPVSSNLSSSNPDLLQSHHRILDFNNQPAPVVTNMSDQVLRVFKADQQSRYIMIGKDTTAKEVVAQAIREFALTAVPEAYSLCEVSVTPEGVIKQRRLPEQLSKLADRIQLSGRYYLKSNMETETLCSDEDAQDLLREGQISLLQLSTVEVATQLSMRAFELFCAIEPTEYIDDLFKLKSKTGSFCLKRFEEVINQETFWVASEVIREPNQLKRMKIVKHFIKIALHCRECKNFNSMFAIISGLNLAPVSRLRGTWEKLPSKYEKLFGDLQDLFDPSRNMAKYRNVLNNQNLQPPIIPLFPVIKKDLTFLHEGNDSKVDGLVNFEKLRMIAKEIRHVGRMASVNMDPALMFRTRKKKWRSLGSLSQGSANAAVLDVTQTGGHKKRVRRSSFLNAKKLYEDAQMARKVKQYLSNLSLETNEEALQTLSLQCEPSINTLPKNAGGGKRPDTSPVVSRAASQQRGQLQKGNQALQVPAVALYPSRKKVPVKDLPPFGTSSPQSLKKILSLSEEASERHKRQTEDTVSNASQLSSPPTSPQSSPRKGLGTLKGQSVRKVTFTSKQTATGYPRTGDTYSDSGHSEISSRSSLVSNSSFDMAQEERKGLRHSGGVGDPHAGGVRLERRATTDSDQYSLGSYSSMQDCRGLYACAMVLSSPSSEELTQDQGDRVSLDAADSGRGSWTSCSSGSHDNIQTMQQGRSWETLAFGPGGVVGGSVGVHPPGGPEALLGGPAGLWASQARGSWASASSSSSAAYWGEDSEGDTGTIKRRGGKDVNTDPETSSITSMGSDEAKQHGRPSPSPITAGNKGLITRKESRYREPPPTPPGYTALTISDFSEGQTQSPPTAPAHSARRPPDYTTALQRSRMVTQSPDSHHHHQAQQHAKHQGLHRTRSPGEEEEPEEEEEGESLSPKLVALRKTVAHTTPETTRP from the exons ctcccCGCGGACTTCAGCCGACTCCACCTGGCCGACGGCTTGCACCCACAGGTGACCCACGTTTCCTCCAGCCACTCAGGATGTAGTATCACCAGCGACTCTGGAAGCAGCAGCCTGTCAGACATATACCAG GCCACGGAGAACGAACCGGGCGACATGGACCTCAGCGGCCTGCCCGAGACCGCCGTCGACTCAGAGGAGGACGATGACGAGGAGGACATCGAGCGAGCGTCGGACCCCCTCATGAGCCGCGACATTGTGCGGGACTGCCTGGAGAAGGACCCCATGGACCGCACCGATGACGACATAG AGCAATTACTGGAGTTCATGCATCAGCTGCCAGCATTTGCCAACATGACCATGTCGGTGAGGAGGGAGCTGTGTGCCGTCATGGTCTTTGCCGTGGTCGAGCGGGCCGGCACCATCGTCCTCAATGACggggaagag CTGGACTCGTGGTCAGTGATCCTGAATGGCTCGGTGGAGGTGACGTACCCTGAGGGCAGGCCTGAGATTCTTTGTATGGGGAACAGCTTTGGGGTCTCCCCCACCATGGAGAAGGAATACATGAAGGGAGTAATGAAGACCAAGGTGGACGACTGTCAG ttTGTGTGCATAGCGCAGCAGGACTACTGCTGCATCCTCAACCAGGTGGAGAAGAACATGcagaaggtggaggaggagggcgagATCGTCATGGTCAAGGAGCACCGCGAGCTGGACCGCACCGGCACCCGGAAGGGACACATCGTCATCAAA GGTACGACGGAGCGTCTGACCATGCACTTGGTAGAGGAGCACTCGGTGGTGGACCCCACCTACATCGAGGACTTCCTGCTGACCTACAGAACCTTCCTCTCCAGCCCCATGGTCGTGGGCAAGAAGCTCCTCGAGTGGTTCCATGATCCAAGCCTCAGGGACAAG GTTACACGGGTAGTCTTGCTGTGGGTGAACAATCACTTCAATGACTTTGAAGGCGACCCCGCAATGACTCACTTTCTAGAAGAGTTCGAAAACAATCTGGAGAGAGAGGTCCGTGTCTCA AAAATGTGCGGCCACCTTAGACTGTTAAACATTGCCTGCGCTGCTAAAGCCAAACTGCGTCTAGTGACACTGACCAAGCCGTCCAGGGAGGCCCCGCTAGCCTTCACCCTGCTGGGGGGCTCAGAGAAGGGCTTCCGCATCTTCATCGACAGCGTGGAGCCCGGGAGCAAGGCCGCAGAGGCCGGCCTCAAACGAGGAGACCAG ATTCTGGAGGTGAATGGGCAGAACTTTGAAAATGTCCAGCTCACCAAAGCCAATGAGATCCTGAGGAACAACACCCACTTGTCCATTTCTGTGAAAACCAATCTTTTAG TGTTCAAGGAGCTACTAGCCCGGCCGGGGCACGACCACGAGGCAGAGGGTGAGGATCCGCCAGAGGTGGAACGCAAGAATGGAGCCCCGGCACACCTGCCCAAGATTGGGGACATCAAGAAGGGCTCGCGCTACTCCATCCCTGACCTGGCAGTGGATGTTGAGCAG GTGATGGGCCTGGAGAAGGCCAGTAAGAAGGCCAAAGCCAACACGGTGGGAGGAAGGAACAAGCTCAAGAAGATCTTCGACAAGACGCTTACCAGCATCCTTCCCCCAAAACCATACAA CGATGTGGGCGTGGGCCAGTCGCAGGACGACAGCATCGTGGGCCTGAAGCAGTCCAAACAGATTCCGGCCTCGCTGCCTGTCAGCAGCAACCTATCGTCCAGCAACCCTGACCTGCTGCAGTCCCACCACCGCATCCTGGACTTCAACAACCAACCGg CCCCGGTCGTGACAA acATGTCCGACCAGGTGCTGCGTGTGTTCAAGGCAGACCAACAGAGTCGATACATCATGATTGGTAAGGACACCACAGCCAAGGAGGTGGTGGCCCAGGCCATCCGGGAGTTCGCCCTGACCGCGGTGCCCGAAGCCTATTCGCTGTGCGAGGTGTCCGTCACGCCGGAGGGTGTCATCAAGCAACGGCGGCTACCAGAGCAGCTGTCCAAGCTGGCAGACAGGATACAGCTCAGTGGCAG ATACTACCTGAAGagcaacatggagacagagaCTCTCTGTTCAGACGAGGACGCCCAGGACCTTCTTCGTGAAGGCCAGATCTCCCTCCTCCAGCTCTCCACTGTGGAAGTAGCCACGCAGCTCTCCATGCGTGCCTTCGAGCTCTTCTGCGCCATCGAGCCCACCGAGTACATCGATGACCTGTTCAAGCTCAAGTCCAAGACAGGCTCGTTTTGCCTCAAGCGCTTCGAGGAGGTCATCAACCAAGAGACCTTCTGGGTGGCGTCGGAGGTGATCCGGGAGCCCAACCAGCTCAAGCGCATGAAGATTGTCAAGCACTTCATCAAGATTGCTCTCCATTGTAGAGAGTGCAAGAACTTCAACTCCATGTTCGCTATCATCAG TGGTCTGAACCTGGCCCCGGTATCTAGACTCCGGGGCACGTGGGAAAAGCTCCCCAGTAAGTACGAGAAGCTGTTTGGGGACCTGCAGGACCTGTTTGACCCGTCCAGGAACATGGCCAAGTACCGCAACGTGCTCAACAACCAGAACCTCCAGCCACCCATCATCCCCCTATTCCCCGTCATCAAGAAggacctcaccttcctgcatgaAG GGAACGACTCAAAAGTGGACGGCCTGGTGAACTTTGAGAAGCTGCGTATGATCGCCAAAGAGATCCGCCACGTGGGTCGCATGGCCTCCGTCAACATGGACCCTGCACTAATGTTCAGAACCAG GAAGAAGAAATGGAGGAGTTTAGG GTCTCTTAGCCAGGGCAGTGCCAACGCGGCGGTGCTAGACGTCACCCAGACGGGCGGGCACAAGAAGCGGGTGAGGCGCAGCTCCTTCCTGAACGCCAAGAAGCTGTATGAGGATGCCCAGATGGCCCGCAAGGTCAAGCAGTACCTGTCCAACCTCAGCCTGGAGACCAACGAGGAGGCGCTGCAGACCCTCTCGCTGCAGTGTGAGCCCTCCATCAACACAC TGCCCAAGAATGCTGGTGGCGGTAAGAGGCCAGACACGTCTCCGGTGGTGTCCAGGGCTGCCAGCCAGCAGAGGGGCCAGCTGCAGAAGGGCAACCAGGCCCTTCAGGTGCCCGCTGTGGCCCTCTACCCCTCCCGCAAGAAAGTGCCAGTCAAGGACCTGCCACCATTCG GCACGAGTTCCCCTCAGTCGCTGAAGAAGATCCTATCGCTGTCGGAGGAGGCCAGCGAGCGTCACAAGCGTCAGACGGAGGACACGGTGTCTAATGCCTCCcagctctcctcccctcccacctcccccCAGAGCTCGCCCAGGAAGG GGCTCGGGACACTGAAGGGCCAAAGTGTCCGGAAGGTTACCTTTACCAGTAAACAGACAGCCACAG gctACCCAAGAACGGGAGACACCTACTCGGACTCGGGTCACAGCGAGATTTCATCGCGCTCCAGCCTGGTCAGCAACTCCTCCTTCGACATGGcccaggaggagaggaaggggctcAGGCACTCAGGAGGGGTGGGAGACCCCCACGCTGGAGGTGTGCGTCTGGAGAGGAGGGCTACGACCGACTCTGATCAGTACAGCCTCGG TTCCTACTCGTCCATGCAGGACTGCCGGGGCCTGTACGCCTGCGCCATGGTGCTCTCCTCGCCCAGCTCGGAGGAGTTGACCCAGGACCAAGGGGACCGTGTCTCCCTGGACGCCGCCGATAGCGGCCGCGGCTCCTGGACCTCCTGCTCCTCGGGCTCCCATGACAACATCCAGACCATGCAGCAGGGACGCAGCTGGGAGACCCTGGCCTTCGGACCAGGGGGTGTCGTCGGCGGGAGCGTTGGTGTCCACCCACCCGGGGGTCCTGAAGCATTACTAGGGGGCCCCGCTGGACTGTGGGCGTCCCAGGCTAGAGGGAGCTGGGCATCAGCCTCTTCATCTTCCTCTGCGGCGTACTGGGGTGAGGACTCCGAGGGCGACACGGGCACGATTAAACGGCGAGGCGGGAAGGATGTGAATACCGACCCGGAGACGAGTAGTATCACATCGATGGGGTCCGACGAGGCCAAGCAGCACGGAAGGCCTTCGCCATCACCCATCACTGCCGGAAACAAGGGCCTTATCA CGCGAAAGGAGAGCCGGTACCGCGAGCCCCCTCCAACCCCGCCGGGCTACACTGCCCTGACAATCTCTGACTTCAGCGAAGGGCAGACGCAGTCGCCGCCCACAGCCCCGGCCCACTCCGCCCGCCGCCCGCCCGATTACACCACGGCTCTGCAACGCTCGCGCATGGTCACCCAGTCGCCTGActcccatcaccaccaccaggcccAACAACATGCCAAGCACCAAGGGCTCCACCGCACCCGCTCGCCAGGCGAGGAGGAAGagcctgaggaggaagaggagggtgagtCCTTGTCTCCCAAACTAGTCGCTCTGAGGAAGACAGTGGCACACACAACACCAGAGACAACCAGGCCATGA
- the LOC106611555 gene encoding rap guanine nucleotide exchange factor 2 isoform X13, with translation MKPLAAAASHGVPSQQDKNPLPADFSRLHLADGLHPQVTHVSSSHSGCSITSDSGSSSLSDIYQATENEPGDMDLSGLPETAVDSEEDDDEEDIERASDPLMSRDIVRDCLEKDPMDRTDDDIEQLLEFMHQLPAFANMTMSVRRELCAVMVFAVVERAGTIVLNDGEELDSWSVILNGSVEVTYPEGRPEILCMGNSFGVSPTMEKEYMKGVMKTKVDDCQFVCIAQQDYCCILNQVEKNMQKVEEEGEIVMVKEHRELDRTGTRKGHIVIKGTTERLTMHLVEEHSVVDPTYIEDFLLTYRTFLSSPMVVGKKLLEWFHDPSLRDKVTRVVLLWVNNHFNDFEGDPAMTHFLEEFENNLEREVRVSKMCGHLRLLNIACAAKAKLRLVTLTKPSREAPLAFTLLGGSEKGFRIFIDSVEPGSKAAEAGLKRGDQILEVNGQNFENVQLTKANEILRNNTHLSISVKTNLLVFKELLARPGHDHEAEGEDPPEVERKNGAPAHLPKIGDIKKGSRYSIPDLAVDVEQVMGLEKASKKAKANTVGGRNKLKKIFDKTLTSILPPKPYNDVGVGQSQDDSIVGLKQSKQIPASLPVSSNLSSSNPDLLQSHHRILDFNNQPAPVVTNMSDQVLRVFKADQQSRYIMIGKDTTAKEVVAQAIREFALTAVPEAYSLCEVSVTPEGVIKQRRLPEQLSKLADRIQLSGRYYLKSNMETETLCSDEDAQDLLREGQISLLQLSTVEVATQLSMRAFELFCAIEPTEYIDDLFKLKSKTGSFCLKRFEEVINQETFWVASEVIREPNQLKRMKIVKHFIKIALHCRECKNFNSMFAIISGLNLAPVSRLRGTWEKLPSKYEKLFGDLQDLFDPSRNMAKYRNVLNNQNLQPPIIPLFPVIKKDLTFLHEGNDSKVDGLVNFEKLRMIAKEIRHVGRMASVNMDPALMFRTRKKKWRSLGSLSQGSANAAVLDVTQTGGHKKRVRRSSFLNAKKLYEDAQMARKVKQYLSNLSLETNEEALQTLSLQCEPSINTLPKNAGGGKRPDTSPVVSRAASQQRGQLQKGNQALQVPAVALYPSRKKVPVKDLPPFGTSSPQSLKKILSLSEEASERHKRQTEDTVSNASQLSSPPTSPQSSPRKGLGTLKGQSVRKVTFTSKQTATGYPRTGDTYSDSGHSEISSRSSLVSNSSFDMAQEERKGLRHSGGVGDPHAGGVRLERRATTDSDQYSLGSYSSMQDCRGLYACAMVLSSPSSEELTQDQGDRVSLDAADSGRGSWTSCSSGSHDNIQTMQQGRSWETLAFGPGGVVGGSVGVHPPGGPEALLGGPAGLWASQARGSWASASSSSSAAYWGEDSEGDTGTIKRRGGKDVNTDPETSSITSMGSDEAKQHGRPSPSPITAGNKGLITRKESRYREPPPTPPGYTALTISDFSEGQTQSPPTAPAHSARRPPDYTTALQRSRMVTQSPDSHHHHQAQQHAKHQGLHRTRSPGEEEEPEEEEEGESLSPKLVALRKTVAHTTPETTRP, from the exons ATGAAACCATTAGCAGCAGCAGCCAGCCATGGAGTCCCGAGCCAGCAAGATAAAAACCCG ctcccCGCGGACTTCAGCCGACTCCACCTGGCCGACGGCTTGCACCCACAGGTGACCCACGTTTCCTCCAGCCACTCAGGATGTAGTATCACCAGCGACTCTGGAAGCAGCAGCCTGTCAGACATATACCAG GCCACGGAGAACGAACCGGGCGACATGGACCTCAGCGGCCTGCCCGAGACCGCCGTCGACTCAGAGGAGGACGATGACGAGGAGGACATCGAGCGAGCGTCGGACCCCCTCATGAGCCGCGACATTGTGCGGGACTGCCTGGAGAAGGACCCCATGGACCGCACCGATGACGACATAG AGCAATTACTGGAGTTCATGCATCAGCTGCCAGCATTTGCCAACATGACCATGTCGGTGAGGAGGGAGCTGTGTGCCGTCATGGTCTTTGCCGTGGTCGAGCGGGCCGGCACCATCGTCCTCAATGACggggaagag CTGGACTCGTGGTCAGTGATCCTGAATGGCTCGGTGGAGGTGACGTACCCTGAGGGCAGGCCTGAGATTCTTTGTATGGGGAACAGCTTTGGGGTCTCCCCCACCATGGAGAAGGAATACATGAAGGGAGTAATGAAGACCAAGGTGGACGACTGTCAG ttTGTGTGCATAGCGCAGCAGGACTACTGCTGCATCCTCAACCAGGTGGAGAAGAACATGcagaaggtggaggaggagggcgagATCGTCATGGTCAAGGAGCACCGCGAGCTGGACCGCACCGGCACCCGGAAGGGACACATCGTCATCAAA GGTACGACGGAGCGTCTGACCATGCACTTGGTAGAGGAGCACTCGGTGGTGGACCCCACCTACATCGAGGACTTCCTGCTGACCTACAGAACCTTCCTCTCCAGCCCCATGGTCGTGGGCAAGAAGCTCCTCGAGTGGTTCCATGATCCAAGCCTCAGGGACAAG GTTACACGGGTAGTCTTGCTGTGGGTGAACAATCACTTCAATGACTTTGAAGGCGACCCCGCAATGACTCACTTTCTAGAAGAGTTCGAAAACAATCTGGAGAGAGAGGTCCGTGTCTCA AAAATGTGCGGCCACCTTAGACTGTTAAACATTGCCTGCGCTGCTAAAGCCAAACTGCGTCTAGTGACACTGACCAAGCCGTCCAGGGAGGCCCCGCTAGCCTTCACCCTGCTGGGGGGCTCAGAGAAGGGCTTCCGCATCTTCATCGACAGCGTGGAGCCCGGGAGCAAGGCCGCAGAGGCCGGCCTCAAACGAGGAGACCAG ATTCTGGAGGTGAATGGGCAGAACTTTGAAAATGTCCAGCTCACCAAAGCCAATGAGATCCTGAGGAACAACACCCACTTGTCCATTTCTGTGAAAACCAATCTTTTAG TGTTCAAGGAGCTACTAGCCCGGCCGGGGCACGACCACGAGGCAGAGGGTGAGGATCCGCCAGAGGTGGAACGCAAGAATGGAGCCCCGGCACACCTGCCCAAGATTGGGGACATCAAGAAGGGCTCGCGCTACTCCATCCCTGACCTGGCAGTGGATGTTGAGCAG GTGATGGGCCTGGAGAAGGCCAGTAAGAAGGCCAAAGCCAACACGGTGGGAGGAAGGAACAAGCTCAAGAAGATCTTCGACAAGACGCTTACCAGCATCCTTCCCCCAAAACCATACAA CGATGTGGGCGTGGGCCAGTCGCAGGACGACAGCATCGTGGGCCTGAAGCAGTCCAAACAGATTCCGGCCTCGCTGCCTGTCAGCAGCAACCTATCGTCCAGCAACCCTGACCTGCTGCAGTCCCACCACCGCATCCTGGACTTCAACAACCAACCGg CCCCGGTCGTGACAA acATGTCCGACCAGGTGCTGCGTGTGTTCAAGGCAGACCAACAGAGTCGATACATCATGATTGGTAAGGACACCACAGCCAAGGAGGTGGTGGCCCAGGCCATCCGGGAGTTCGCCCTGACCGCGGTGCCCGAAGCCTATTCGCTGTGCGAGGTGTCCGTCACGCCGGAGGGTGTCATCAAGCAACGGCGGCTACCAGAGCAGCTGTCCAAGCTGGCAGACAGGATACAGCTCAGTGGCAG ATACTACCTGAAGagcaacatggagacagagaCTCTCTGTTCAGACGAGGACGCCCAGGACCTTCTTCGTGAAGGCCAGATCTCCCTCCTCCAGCTCTCCACTGTGGAAGTAGCCACGCAGCTCTCCATGCGTGCCTTCGAGCTCTTCTGCGCCATCGAGCCCACCGAGTACATCGATGACCTGTTCAAGCTCAAGTCCAAGACAGGCTCGTTTTGCCTCAAGCGCTTCGAGGAGGTCATCAACCAAGAGACCTTCTGGGTGGCGTCGGAGGTGATCCGGGAGCCCAACCAGCTCAAGCGCATGAAGATTGTCAAGCACTTCATCAAGATTGCTCTCCATTGTAGAGAGTGCAAGAACTTCAACTCCATGTTCGCTATCATCAG TGGTCTGAACCTGGCCCCGGTATCTAGACTCCGGGGCACGTGGGAAAAGCTCCCCAGTAAGTACGAGAAGCTGTTTGGGGACCTGCAGGACCTGTTTGACCCGTCCAGGAACATGGCCAAGTACCGCAACGTGCTCAACAACCAGAACCTCCAGCCACCCATCATCCCCCTATTCCCCGTCATCAAGAAggacctcaccttcctgcatgaAG GGAACGACTCAAAAGTGGACGGCCTGGTGAACTTTGAGAAGCTGCGTATGATCGCCAAAGAGATCCGCCACGTGGGTCGCATGGCCTCCGTCAACATGGACCCTGCACTAATGTTCAGAACCAG GAAGAAGAAATGGAGGAGTTTAGG GTCTCTTAGCCAGGGCAGTGCCAACGCGGCGGTGCTAGACGTCACCCAGACGGGCGGGCACAAGAAGCGGGTGAGGCGCAGCTCCTTCCTGAACGCCAAGAAGCTGTATGAGGATGCCCAGATGGCCCGCAAGGTCAAGCAGTACCTGTCCAACCTCAGCCTGGAGACCAACGAGGAGGCGCTGCAGACCCTCTCGCTGCAGTGTGAGCCCTCCATCAACACAC TGCCCAAGAATGCTGGTGGCGGTAAGAGGCCAGACACGTCTCCGGTGGTGTCCAGGGCTGCCAGCCAGCAGAGGGGCCAGCTGCAGAAGGGCAACCAGGCCCTTCAGGTGCCCGCTGTGGCCCTCTACCCCTCCCGCAAGAAAGTGCCAGTCAAGGACCTGCCACCATTCG GCACGAGTTCCCCTCAGTCGCTGAAGAAGATCCTATCGCTGTCGGAGGAGGCCAGCGAGCGTCACAAGCGTCAGACGGAGGACACGGTGTCTAATGCCTCCcagctctcctcccctcccacctcccccCAGAGCTCGCCCAGGAAGG GGCTCGGGACACTGAAGGGCCAAAGTGTCCGGAAGGTTACCTTTACCAGTAAACAGACAGCCACAG gctACCCAAGAACGGGAGACACCTACTCGGACTCGGGTCACAGCGAGATTTCATCGCGCTCCAGCCTGGTCAGCAACTCCTCCTTCGACATGGcccaggaggagaggaaggggctcAGGCACTCAGGAGGGGTGGGAGACCCCCACGCTGGAGGTGTGCGTCTGGAGAGGAGGGCTACGACCGACTCTGATCAGTACAGCCTCGG TTCCTACTCGTCCATGCAGGACTGCCGGGGCCTGTACGCCTGCGCCATGGTGCTCTCCTCGCCCAGCTCGGAGGAGTTGACCCAGGACCAAGGGGACCGTGTCTCCCTGGACGCCGCCGATAGCGGCCGCGGCTCCTGGACCTCCTGCTCCTCGGGCTCCCATGACAACATCCAGACCATGCAGCAGGGACGCAGCTGGGAGACCCTGGCCTTCGGACCAGGGGGTGTCGTCGGCGGGAGCGTTGGTGTCCACCCACCCGGGGGTCCTGAAGCATTACTAGGGGGCCCCGCTGGACTGTGGGCGTCCCAGGCTAGAGGGAGCTGGGCATCAGCCTCTTCATCTTCCTCTGCGGCGTACTGGGGTGAGGACTCCGAGGGCGACACGGGCACGATTAAACGGCGAGGCGGGAAGGATGTGAATACCGACCCGGAGACGAGTAGTATCACATCGATGGGGTCCGACGAGGCCAAGCAGCACGGAAGGCCTTCGCCATCACCCATCACTGCCGGAAACAAGGGCCTTATCA CGCGAAAGGAGAGCCGGTACCGCGAGCCCCCTCCAACCCCGCCGGGCTACACTGCCCTGACAATCTCTGACTTCAGCGAAGGGCAGACGCAGTCGCCGCCCACAGCCCCGGCCCACTCCGCCCGCCGCCCGCCCGATTACACCACGGCTCTGCAACGCTCGCGCATGGTCACCCAGTCGCCTGActcccatcaccaccaccaggcccAACAACATGCCAAGCACCAAGGGCTCCACCGCACCCGCTCGCCAGGCGAGGAGGAAGagcctgaggaggaagaggagggtgagtCCTTGTCTCCCAAACTAGTCGCTCTGAGGAAGACAGTGGCACACACAACACCAGAGACAACCAGGCCATGA